One region of Sus scrofa isolate TJ Tabasco breed Duroc chromosome 3, Sscrofa11.1, whole genome shotgun sequence genomic DNA includes:
- the HAGHL gene encoding hydroxyacylglutathione hydrolase-like protein yields MKVKVIPVLEDNYMYLVIEEHTREALAVDVAVPKRLLEIVGREGVSLTTVLTTHHHWDHARGNAELARLLPGLEVLGADERICALTRRLVHGEELQFGAIHVRCLLTPGHTSGHMSYFLWEDKCPDPPAVFSGDALSVAGCGSRLESTAQLMYQSLVETLGTLPAETKVFCGHEHTVGNLEFAQKVEPCNDHVKAKLLWAKKRDEDDVPTVPSTLGEERLYNPFLRVAEEPVRKFTGKVAPAEVLQVLCRERLSFERAAEPLQPQARALLALQWGLLSATRQK; encoded by the exons ATGAAGGTCAAAGTCATCCCAGTGCTTGAGGACAACTACATGTACCTGGTCATCGAGGAACACACGCGGGAGGCCTTGGCCGTGGACGTGGCTGTGCCCAAAAGG CTGCTGGAGATCGTGGGCCGGGAGGGGGTGTCACTGACCACCGTGCTGACCACCCACCACCACTG GGACCACGCTCGTGGCAACGCAGAGCTGGCAAGGCTGCTGCCTGGGCTGGAGGTGCTGGGCGCGGATGAACGTATCTGTGCGCTGACCCGCAGGCTGGTGCATGGCGAGGAGCTGCAG TTTGGTGCCATCCACGTGCGCTGCCTCCTGACACCTGGCCACACCTCCGGCCACATGAGTTACTTTCTGTGGGAAGACAAGTGTCCAGACCCCCCCGCCGTGTTCTCAG GGGATGCGCTGTCAGTGGCCGGCTGCGGCTCACGCCTGGAGAGCACAGCTCAGCTGATGTACCAGAGCTTGGTGGAGACCTTGGGAACACTGCCCGCTGAGACA AAGGTGTTCTGTGGGCACGAGCACACCGTGGGCAACCTCGAGTTTGCGCAAAAAGTGGAGCCTTGCAACGACCACGTGAAGGCCAAGCTGTTGTGGGCCAAG AAGAGGGATGAGGACGACGTGCCCACAGTGCCATCCACCCTGGGCGAGGAACGTCTTTACAACCCTTTTCTGCGGGTGGC AGAGGAGCCCGTGCGCAAGTTCACAGGGAAGGTGGCCCCAGCCGAAGTCCTACAAGTGCTGTGCAGGGAGCGACTGAGCTTCGAGCGGGCAGCGGAGCCGCTGCAGCCGCAGGCCCGGGCGCTGCTGGCGCTGCAGTGGGGCCTCCTGAGTGCAACGCGACAGAAGTGA
- the CCDC78 gene encoding coiled-coil domain-containing protein 78 isoform X1, which produces MEHLAAPGSRPEAPPQAIKNVLPRAEEWLPGVPGGTPTWATNLETGLPSDPELSEEQRLQVCKELVNLQIRTHHLQEQHEAEIFELRSEVLRLESRVLELELHGEQAAPVKADLGHHQALGQELGHKTWGQGHSDQCRLQAQPKDFLTPENEQQKLGDSGAERVLEQHRARQQALETRVAALGRQLQGAREEARTAGQQLAACAVVLSACQGQLHQAEAENAQLQLQLKKLNEEYAIRLQHLARAAVSECADGAGPTPAVTALRTFLETTLEDIRVAHHSREQQLARAARTYRKRLADLSQRHEELLAAHRTHPRLSKAPTPGPLSNLLVQQPRLPTTKPVQPSRLATLLSFPQKGPREATQGGRLEPRGLETASWAQIHQKLQDFFHSTQAELERERAQLLVRATMAEEQLSDLQEYVDQHLGRYTQEILRLRKLVGPGDPGKEGATPPAKPQRPRTHSR; this is translated from the exons ATGGAACACCTGGCAGCCCCAGGCTCCAGGCCAGAGGCCCCACCTCAAGCCATTAAGAAT GTTCTGCCAAGGGCTGAGGAATGGCTGCCAGGAGTCCCTGGGGGTACCCCAACCTGGGCCACCAACCTTGAGACCGGACTTCCCTCAGATCCAGAGCTGAGTGAGGAGCAACGGCTGCAG GTCTGCAAGGAGCTGGTGAACCTGCAGATCAGAACCCATCACCTGCAGGAGCAGCATGAGGCTGAAATCTTCGAGCTGAGGAGTGAG GTCCTGCGGCTAGAGAGCCGAGTGCTGGAGCTCGAGCTGCATGGAGAGCAGGCAGCCCCAGTAAAAGCTGACCTGGGACACCACCAGGCACTGGGACAGGAGCTTGGGCACAAGACCTGGGGGCAGGGACACTCTGACCAGTGCAGACTCCAG GCACAGCCCAAGGACTTCCTGACCCCTGAGAATGAACAGCAGAAGCTGGGGGACAGC GGAGCAGAGCGGGTGCTGGAACAGCACAGGGCTCGGCAGCAGGCGCTGGAGACTCGCGT GGCAGCcctgggccggcagctgcagggagCCCGGGAGGAGGCCAGGACAGCTGGGCAGCAACTGGCTGCATGTGCCGTG GTGCTGTCTGCCTGCCAGGGCCAACTCCACCAGGCTGAGGCAGAGAACGcccagctgcaactgcagctcaagaAGCTAAATGAGGAGTATGCCATCCGACTGCAGCACCTCGCGCGAGCCGCCGTGTCT GAGTGTGCAGATGGTGCAGGCCCAACGCCGGCAGTCACAGCCCTTCGGACATTCCTGGAGACCACTCTGGAGGACATTCGGGTGGCACACCACAGTCGTGAGCAACAGCTGGCCCGGGCTGCTCGCACCTACCGCAAGCGCctggcagatctgagccagaggCATGAGGAGCTGCTGGCTGCGCACAG GACCCATCCCAGGCTCAGCAAAGCCCCAACCCCAGGGCCTCTGAGCAACCTCCTCGTTCAGCAACCAAGACTCCCTACCACAAAGCCTGTACAGCCCAGCAGACTGGCGACACTGCTCTCATTCCCACAGAAGGGACCCAGGGAAGCCACCCAGGGGGGCAGGCTGGAGCCACG ggGTTTAGAAACTGCATCCTGGGCCCAGATCCACCAGAAGCTACAGGACTTCTTCCATAGCACCCAG GCAGAGCTGGAGCGGGAGCGGGCACAGCTGCTAGTCCGGGCCACGATGGCTGAGGAGCAACTTTCTGACCTACAGGAGTATGTGGACCAGCACCTGGGCAG GTACACACAGGAGATCCTGAGGCTGAGGAAGCTGGTAGGGCCAGGAGACCCTGGGAAAGAGGGGGCCACACCTCCAGCCAAGCCCCAGCGACCAAGGACTCACAGCCGCTAG
- the CCDC78 gene encoding coiled-coil domain-containing protein 78 isoform X5: MEHLAAPGSRPEAPPQAIKNVLPRAEEWLPGVPGGTPTWATNLETGLPSDPELSEEQRLQVCKELVNLQIRTHHLQEQHEAEIFELRSEVLRLESRVLELELHGEQAAPVKADLGHHQALGQELGHKTWGQGHSDQCRLQAQPKDFLTPENEQQKLGDSGAERVLEQHRARQQALETRVAALGRQLQGAREEARTAGQQLAACAVVLSACQGQLHQAEAENAQLQLQLKKLNEEYAIRLQHLARAAVSECADGAGPTPAVTALRTFLETTLEDIRVAHHSREQQLARAARTYRKRLADLSQRHEELLAAHRTHPRLSKAPTPGPLSNLLVQQPRLPTTKPVQPSRLATLLSFPQKGPREATQGGRLEPRGLETASWAQIHQKLQDFFHSTQSWSGSGHSC; encoded by the exons ATGGAACACCTGGCAGCCCCAGGCTCCAGGCCAGAGGCCCCACCTCAAGCCATTAAGAAT GTTCTGCCAAGGGCTGAGGAATGGCTGCCAGGAGTCCCTGGGGGTACCCCAACCTGGGCCACCAACCTTGAGACCGGACTTCCCTCAGATCCAGAGCTGAGTGAGGAGCAACGGCTGCAG GTCTGCAAGGAGCTGGTGAACCTGCAGATCAGAACCCATCACCTGCAGGAGCAGCATGAGGCTGAAATCTTCGAGCTGAGGAGTGAG GTCCTGCGGCTAGAGAGCCGAGTGCTGGAGCTCGAGCTGCATGGAGAGCAGGCAGCCCCAGTAAAAGCTGACCTGGGACACCACCAGGCACTGGGACAGGAGCTTGGGCACAAGACCTGGGGGCAGGGACACTCTGACCAGTGCAGACTCCAG GCACAGCCCAAGGACTTCCTGACCCCTGAGAATGAACAGCAGAAGCTGGGGGACAGC GGAGCAGAGCGGGTGCTGGAACAGCACAGGGCTCGGCAGCAGGCGCTGGAGACTCGCGT GGCAGCcctgggccggcagctgcagggagCCCGGGAGGAGGCCAGGACAGCTGGGCAGCAACTGGCTGCATGTGCCGTG GTGCTGTCTGCCTGCCAGGGCCAACTCCACCAGGCTGAGGCAGAGAACGcccagctgcaactgcagctcaagaAGCTAAATGAGGAGTATGCCATCCGACTGCAGCACCTCGCGCGAGCCGCCGTGTCT GAGTGTGCAGATGGTGCAGGCCCAACGCCGGCAGTCACAGCCCTTCGGACATTCCTGGAGACCACTCTGGAGGACATTCGGGTGGCACACCACAGTCGTGAGCAACAGCTGGCCCGGGCTGCTCGCACCTACCGCAAGCGCctggcagatctgagccagaggCATGAGGAGCTGCTGGCTGCGCACAG GACCCATCCCAGGCTCAGCAAAGCCCCAACCCCAGGGCCTCTGAGCAACCTCCTCGTTCAGCAACCAAGACTCCCTACCACAAAGCCTGTACAGCCCAGCAGACTGGCGACACTGCTCTCATTCCCACAGAAGGGACCCAGGGAAGCCACCCAGGGGGGCAGGCTGGAGCCACG ggGTTTAGAAACTGCATCCTGGGCCCAGATCCACCAGAAGCTACAGGACTTCTTCCATAGCACCCAG AGCTGGAGCGGGAGCGGGCACAGCTGCTAG
- the CCDC78 gene encoding coiled-coil domain-containing protein 78 isoform X3, which translates to MEHLAAPGSRPEAPPQAIKNVLPRAEEWLPGVPGGTPTWATNLETGLPSDPELSEEQRLQVCKELVNLQIRTHHLQEQHEAEIFELRSEAQPKDFLTPENEQQKLGDSGAERVLEQHRARQQALETRVAALGRQLQGAREEARTAGQQLAACAVVLSACQGQLHQAEAENAQLQLQLKKLNEEYAIRLQHLARAAVSECADGAGPTPAVTALRTFLETTLEDIRVAHHSREQQLARAARTYRKRLADLSQRHEELLAAHRTHPRLSKAPTPGPLSNLLVQQPRLPTTKPVQPSRLATLLSFPQKGPREATQGGRLEPRGLETASWAQIHQKLQDFFHSTQAELERERAQLLVRATMAEEQLSDLQEYVDQHLGRYTQEILRLRKLVGPGDPGKEGATPPAKPQRPRTHSR; encoded by the exons ATGGAACACCTGGCAGCCCCAGGCTCCAGGCCAGAGGCCCCACCTCAAGCCATTAAGAAT GTTCTGCCAAGGGCTGAGGAATGGCTGCCAGGAGTCCCTGGGGGTACCCCAACCTGGGCCACCAACCTTGAGACCGGACTTCCCTCAGATCCAGAGCTGAGTGAGGAGCAACGGCTGCAG GTCTGCAAGGAGCTGGTGAACCTGCAGATCAGAACCCATCACCTGCAGGAGCAGCATGAGGCTGAAATCTTCGAGCTGAGGAGTGAG GCACAGCCCAAGGACTTCCTGACCCCTGAGAATGAACAGCAGAAGCTGGGGGACAGC GGAGCAGAGCGGGTGCTGGAACAGCACAGGGCTCGGCAGCAGGCGCTGGAGACTCGCGT GGCAGCcctgggccggcagctgcagggagCCCGGGAGGAGGCCAGGACAGCTGGGCAGCAACTGGCTGCATGTGCCGTG GTGCTGTCTGCCTGCCAGGGCCAACTCCACCAGGCTGAGGCAGAGAACGcccagctgcaactgcagctcaagaAGCTAAATGAGGAGTATGCCATCCGACTGCAGCACCTCGCGCGAGCCGCCGTGTCT GAGTGTGCAGATGGTGCAGGCCCAACGCCGGCAGTCACAGCCCTTCGGACATTCCTGGAGACCACTCTGGAGGACATTCGGGTGGCACACCACAGTCGTGAGCAACAGCTGGCCCGGGCTGCTCGCACCTACCGCAAGCGCctggcagatctgagccagaggCATGAGGAGCTGCTGGCTGCGCACAG GACCCATCCCAGGCTCAGCAAAGCCCCAACCCCAGGGCCTCTGAGCAACCTCCTCGTTCAGCAACCAAGACTCCCTACCACAAAGCCTGTACAGCCCAGCAGACTGGCGACACTGCTCTCATTCCCACAGAAGGGACCCAGGGAAGCCACCCAGGGGGGCAGGCTGGAGCCACG ggGTTTAGAAACTGCATCCTGGGCCCAGATCCACCAGAAGCTACAGGACTTCTTCCATAGCACCCAG GCAGAGCTGGAGCGGGAGCGGGCACAGCTGCTAGTCCGGGCCACGATGGCTGAGGAGCAACTTTCTGACCTACAGGAGTATGTGGACCAGCACCTGGGCAG GTACACACAGGAGATCCTGAGGCTGAGGAAGCTGGTAGGGCCAGGAGACCCTGGGAAAGAGGGGGCCACACCTCCAGCCAAGCCCCAGCGACCAAGGACTCACAGCCGCTAG
- the CCDC78 gene encoding coiled-coil domain-containing protein 78 isoform X4 — protein sequence MEHLAAPGSRPEAPPQAIKNVLPRAEEWLPGVPGGTPTWATNLETGLPSDPELSEEQRLQVCKELVNLQIRTHHLQEQHEAEIFELRSEVLRLESRVLELELHGEQAAPVKADLGHHQALGQELGHKTWGQGHSDQCRLQAQPKDFLTPENEQQKLGDSGAERVLEQHRARQQALETRVAALGRQLQGAREEARTAGQQLAACAVVLSACQGQLHQAEAENAQLQLQLKKLNEEYAIRLQHLARAAVSECADGAGPTPAVTALRTFLETTLEDIRVAHHSREQQLARAARTYRKRLADLSQRHEELLAAHRGLETASWAQIHQKLQDFFHSTQAELERERAQLLVRATMAEEQLSDLQEYVDQHLGRYTQEILRLRKLVGPGDPGKEGATPPAKPQRPRTHSR from the exons ATGGAACACCTGGCAGCCCCAGGCTCCAGGCCAGAGGCCCCACCTCAAGCCATTAAGAAT GTTCTGCCAAGGGCTGAGGAATGGCTGCCAGGAGTCCCTGGGGGTACCCCAACCTGGGCCACCAACCTTGAGACCGGACTTCCCTCAGATCCAGAGCTGAGTGAGGAGCAACGGCTGCAG GTCTGCAAGGAGCTGGTGAACCTGCAGATCAGAACCCATCACCTGCAGGAGCAGCATGAGGCTGAAATCTTCGAGCTGAGGAGTGAG GTCCTGCGGCTAGAGAGCCGAGTGCTGGAGCTCGAGCTGCATGGAGAGCAGGCAGCCCCAGTAAAAGCTGACCTGGGACACCACCAGGCACTGGGACAGGAGCTTGGGCACAAGACCTGGGGGCAGGGACACTCTGACCAGTGCAGACTCCAG GCACAGCCCAAGGACTTCCTGACCCCTGAGAATGAACAGCAGAAGCTGGGGGACAGC GGAGCAGAGCGGGTGCTGGAACAGCACAGGGCTCGGCAGCAGGCGCTGGAGACTCGCGT GGCAGCcctgggccggcagctgcagggagCCCGGGAGGAGGCCAGGACAGCTGGGCAGCAACTGGCTGCATGTGCCGTG GTGCTGTCTGCCTGCCAGGGCCAACTCCACCAGGCTGAGGCAGAGAACGcccagctgcaactgcagctcaagaAGCTAAATGAGGAGTATGCCATCCGACTGCAGCACCTCGCGCGAGCCGCCGTGTCT GAGTGTGCAGATGGTGCAGGCCCAACGCCGGCAGTCACAGCCCTTCGGACATTCCTGGAGACCACTCTGGAGGACATTCGGGTGGCACACCACAGTCGTGAGCAACAGCTGGCCCGGGCTGCTCGCACCTACCGCAAGCGCctggcagatctgagccagaggCATGAGGAGCTGCTGGCTGCGCACAG ggGTTTAGAAACTGCATCCTGGGCCCAGATCCACCAGAAGCTACAGGACTTCTTCCATAGCACCCAG GCAGAGCTGGAGCGGGAGCGGGCACAGCTGCTAGTCCGGGCCACGATGGCTGAGGAGCAACTTTCTGACCTACAGGAGTATGTGGACCAGCACCTGGGCAG GTACACACAGGAGATCCTGAGGCTGAGGAAGCTGGTAGGGCCAGGAGACCCTGGGAAAGAGGGGGCCACACCTCCAGCCAAGCCCCAGCGACCAAGGACTCACAGCCGCTAG
- the CCDC78 gene encoding coiled-coil domain-containing protein 78 isoform X2 has protein sequence MEHLAAPGSRPEAPPQAIKNVCKELVNLQIRTHHLQEQHEAEIFELRSEVLRLESRVLELELHGEQAAPVKADLGHHQALGQELGHKTWGQGHSDQCRLQAQPKDFLTPENEQQKLGDSGAERVLEQHRARQQALETRVAALGRQLQGAREEARTAGQQLAACAVVLSACQGQLHQAEAENAQLQLQLKKLNEEYAIRLQHLARAAVSECADGAGPTPAVTALRTFLETTLEDIRVAHHSREQQLARAARTYRKRLADLSQRHEELLAAHRTHPRLSKAPTPGPLSNLLVQQPRLPTTKPVQPSRLATLLSFPQKGPREATQGGRLEPRGLETASWAQIHQKLQDFFHSTQAELERERAQLLVRATMAEEQLSDLQEYVDQHLGRYTQEILRLRKLVGPGDPGKEGATPPAKPQRPRTHSR, from the exons ATGGAACACCTGGCAGCCCCAGGCTCCAGGCCAGAGGCCCCACCTCAAGCCATTAAGAAT GTCTGCAAGGAGCTGGTGAACCTGCAGATCAGAACCCATCACCTGCAGGAGCAGCATGAGGCTGAAATCTTCGAGCTGAGGAGTGAG GTCCTGCGGCTAGAGAGCCGAGTGCTGGAGCTCGAGCTGCATGGAGAGCAGGCAGCCCCAGTAAAAGCTGACCTGGGACACCACCAGGCACTGGGACAGGAGCTTGGGCACAAGACCTGGGGGCAGGGACACTCTGACCAGTGCAGACTCCAG GCACAGCCCAAGGACTTCCTGACCCCTGAGAATGAACAGCAGAAGCTGGGGGACAGC GGAGCAGAGCGGGTGCTGGAACAGCACAGGGCTCGGCAGCAGGCGCTGGAGACTCGCGT GGCAGCcctgggccggcagctgcagggagCCCGGGAGGAGGCCAGGACAGCTGGGCAGCAACTGGCTGCATGTGCCGTG GTGCTGTCTGCCTGCCAGGGCCAACTCCACCAGGCTGAGGCAGAGAACGcccagctgcaactgcagctcaagaAGCTAAATGAGGAGTATGCCATCCGACTGCAGCACCTCGCGCGAGCCGCCGTGTCT GAGTGTGCAGATGGTGCAGGCCCAACGCCGGCAGTCACAGCCCTTCGGACATTCCTGGAGACCACTCTGGAGGACATTCGGGTGGCACACCACAGTCGTGAGCAACAGCTGGCCCGGGCTGCTCGCACCTACCGCAAGCGCctggcagatctgagccagaggCATGAGGAGCTGCTGGCTGCGCACAG GACCCATCCCAGGCTCAGCAAAGCCCCAACCCCAGGGCCTCTGAGCAACCTCCTCGTTCAGCAACCAAGACTCCCTACCACAAAGCCTGTACAGCCCAGCAGACTGGCGACACTGCTCTCATTCCCACAGAAGGGACCCAGGGAAGCCACCCAGGGGGGCAGGCTGGAGCCACG ggGTTTAGAAACTGCATCCTGGGCCCAGATCCACCAGAAGCTACAGGACTTCTTCCATAGCACCCAG GCAGAGCTGGAGCGGGAGCGGGCACAGCTGCTAGTCCGGGCCACGATGGCTGAGGAGCAACTTTCTGACCTACAGGAGTATGTGGACCAGCACCTGGGCAG GTACACACAGGAGATCCTGAGGCTGAGGAAGCTGGTAGGGCCAGGAGACCCTGGGAAAGAGGGGGCCACACCTCCAGCCAAGCCCCAGCGACCAAGGACTCACAGCCGCTAG
- the FAM173A gene encoding protein FAM173A → MEEDHPAEALTELRERQPSALELLQVAAGSGLAAYAVWALLLQPGFRRVPLRLQVPYVGASARQVEHVLSLLRGRSGKMVDLGSGDGRIVLAAHKCGLCPALGYELNPWLVRLAWLHAWRAGCASSVSYRRENLWKVSLRDCYNVSVFLAPSVLPLLEDKLQAELPVGARVVSGRFPLPTWQPVAVVGEGLDRVWAYDVHRGGPAGPAVPGPSSASVPGAPSSQAD, encoded by the exons ATGGAGGAGGACCACCCGGCCGAGGCGCTGACCGAGCTGCGCGAGCGGCAGCCGAGTGCGTTGGAGCTGCTACAGGTGGCTGCGGGCTCGGGCCTGGCCGCCTACGCGGTTTGGGCGCTGCTACTGCAGCCGGGTTTCCGCCGTGTGCCGCTGCGGCTGCAG GTGCCCTATGTCGGCGCGAGTGCCAGGCAGGTGGAGCATGTATTGTCGTTGCTGCGAGGCCGTTCTGGAAAGATGGTGGACCTGGGCTCTGGCGATGGCAGGATT GTGCTGGCTGCCCACAAGTGTGGTCTCTGCCCAGCTCTGGGCTATGAGTTGAACCCGTGGCTGGTGAGGCTGGCGTGGCTGCATGCCTGGAGAGCAGGCTGTGCGAGTAGTGTCTCCTACCGCCGTGAAAACCTCTGGAAG GTGAGCCTGAGGGACTGCTACAACGTGTCTGTGTTCCTGGCTCCTAGCGTG CTCCCACTGCTGGAGGACAAGCTGCAGGCAGAGTTGCCTGTGGGAGCCCGAGTCGTGTCCGGgcgcttccccctccccacctggcaACCTGTGGCGGTGGTGGGTGAGGGTCTGGACCGCGTCTGGGCCTATGACGTCCACAGGGGCGGGCCAGCCGGGCCGGCCGTCCCAGGACCCAGTTCCGCCTCCGTACCTGGAGCCCCCAGTTCTCAGGCTGACTGA
- the METRN gene encoding LOW QUALITY PROTEIN: meteorin (The sequence of the model RefSeq protein was modified relative to this genomic sequence to represent the inferred CDS: inserted 3 bases in 2 codons), protein MAPPALLCALYGGVVAVAVGAGYSEERCSWRGRYSPTGSPRGLIPWGCAGPWGGGCGLCRLPLGMGATRFGTETLTLPFSSPGTLGFRSPRFVDSCWWLGERAGRVGMRAACLTAAHPVRSGLTQEPGSVGQLXPAGALRLTLGGSDPGARPGIACLLPARPFEGAQVFAERVGGALELRLAEGSGPAGSRCVRWGPRELRVLFLQATPQPDISRGVASFRFQLREDGRPELPPQAHSRGTDGACRPCSDPELLXCTSDFAIHGTIHRVAHNAELQESVITVVAARVLHQALPLFRVGGPGGRAQASLRTPLRCGVCPGPGTFLFMGWSRFGEAWLGCTPRFQEFLRAYAAAHAAAQSGRLQPFQVVLD, encoded by the exons ATGGCGCCCCCTGCGCTACTCTGCGCGCTCTACGGCGGCgtcgtggccgtggccgtgggcGCCGGCTACTCGGAGGAGCGCTGCAGCTGGAGGGGCAGGTACAGTCCCACTGGAAGCCCGCGCGGGCTGATCCCCTGGGGCTGTGCGGGcccctggggaggaggctgcGGGCTCTGTCGCCTGCCCCTTGGGATGGGGGCGACCCGATTCGGCACCGAAACCTTGACCCTTCCCTTCTCGAGTCCTGGAACACTGGGCTTCAGGTCCCCCCGCTTTGTGGACTCATGCTGGTGGCTGGGGGAGAGGGCTGGCCGGGTCGGGATGCGGGCCGCCTGTCTCACTGCCGCCCATCCCGTCCGCAGCGGCCTGACCCAGGAGCCCGGCAGCGTGGGGCAGC GCCCGGCTGGGGCGCTTCGCCTCACCCTGGGCGGCTCCGACCCTGGCGCGCGGCCCGGCATCGCCTGCCTGCTGCCGGCGCGGCCCTTCGAAGGCGCCCAAGTCTTCGCGGAGCGGGTGGGAGGCGCGCTGGAGCTGCGGCTGGCGGAGGGCTCGGGCCCGGCCGGGAGCAGGTGCGTGCGCTGGGGTCCCCGCGAGCTCCGGGTCCTCTTCCTGCAGGCCACCCCGCAACCCGACATTAGCCGCGGCGTGGCCTCCTTCCGCTTCCAGCTGCGGGAGGACGGGCGTCCAGAGCTGCCTCCCCAGGCCCACAGTCGTGGCACAGATG GTGCCTGCAGACCCTGCAGTGACCCCGAGCTCCT CTGCACCAGTGACTTTG CGATCCATGGAACCATCCACAGGGTGGCCCACAACGCAGAGCTGCAGGAGTCCGTTATCACTGTGGTCGCTGCCCGTGTCCTCCACCAGGCGCTGCCGCTGTTCCGAGTGGGGGGCCCTGGGGGCCGGGCGCAGGCCTCCCTTCGCACCCCGCTGCGCTGCGGCGTCTGTCCTGGTCCTGGCACCTTCCTCTTCATGGGCTGGAGCCGCTTTGGGGAGGCCTGGCTGGGCTGCACACCCCGCTTCCAGGAATTCCTCCGTGCCTACGCAGCTGCCCACGCGGCTGCCCAGTCTGGCCGCCTCCAACCCTTCCAGGTGGTGCTGGACTGA